One region of Ascaphus truei isolate aAscTru1 unplaced genomic scaffold, aAscTru1.hap1 HAP1_SCAFFOLD_352, whole genome shotgun sequence genomic DNA includes:
- the LOC142483664 gene encoding histone H2A type 2-B gives MSGRGKQSGKARAKAKTRSSRAGLQFPVGRVHRLLRKGNYAQRVGAGAPVYLAAVLEYLTAEILELAGNAARDNKKSRIIPRHLQLAVRNDEELNRLLGGVTIAQGGVLPNIQAVLLPKKTESHKPAKSK, from the coding sequence ATGTCTGGAAGAGGCAAACAGAGCGGGAAAGCGCGCGCTAAAGCCAAGACTCGCTCTTCTCGGGCTGGGCTGCAGTTCCCAGTCGGCCGTGTGCACAGACTTCTTCGGAAGGGTAATTATGCTCAACGTGTGGGAGCCGGAGCCCCGGTCTATCTGGCCGCAGTGCTCGAGTACCTGACTGCGGAGATCCTGGAGTTGGCCGGTAACGCCGCCCGGGATAATAAGAAGTCCCGCATCATCCCCCGGCACCTGCAGCTCGCTGTGCGTAACGATGAGGAGCTGAACCGGCTGCTCGGAGGGGTCACCATCGCTCAGGGGGGTGTTCTGCCCAACATCCAGGCCGTGCTGCTGCCCAAGAAAACCGAGAGCCACAAACCGGCCAAGAGCAAGTGA
- the LOC142483670 gene encoding histone H2B 1.1-like gives MPEPAKSAPAAKSAPAAKKGSKKAVTKTQKKDGKKRRKTRKESYAIYVYKVLKQVHPDTGISSKAMGIMNSFVNDIFERIAGEASRLAHYNKRSTITSREIQTAVRLLLPGELAKHAVSEGTKAVTKYTSAK, from the coding sequence ATGCCTGAACCAGCCAAGTCAGCGCCAGCTGCGAAGTCAGCGCCAGCTGCCAAGAAGGGCTCTAAGAAAGCCGTGACCAAGACCCagaagaaggatgggaagaaGCGTAGGAAGACCAGGAAGGAGAGTTACGCTATCTACGTGTACAAGGTGCTGAAGCAGGTTCACCCTGACACCGGCATCTCCTCCAAGGCCATGGGCATCATGAACTCCTTTGTCAACGATATCTTCGAGCGCATCGCAGGAGAAGCCTCCCGTCTGGCTCATTACAACAAACGCTCCACCATCACTTCCCGGGAGATCCAGACCGCCGTGCGCCTGCTGCTGCCGGGAGAGCTGGCCAAGCACGCAGTGTCCGAGGGCACCAAGGCTGTCACCAAGTACACTAGCGCCAAGTAA